From Apis mellifera strain DH4 linkage group LG5, Amel_HAv3.1, whole genome shotgun sequence, the proteins below share one genomic window:
- the LOC725015 gene encoding monocarboxylate transporter 3 isoform X4, with protein MSPKNKTESEYSVEEHAKLTATDGASDEASPEDEGGSLCEYHDIPPPPDGGYGWVVVFASFMCNMIVDGIAYTFGVFLGEFVTYFGEGKGKTAWVGSLLSGMYLSAGPIVSALTNKYGCRAVCMAGSFLGAAAFVLSTFSTSVNMLMITYGVMGGIGFGLIYLPAVVCVGYYFETKRSLATGIAVCGSGFGTFAFAPLATMLLEAYNWKGANLILAGLILNCAVFGAMMRPLEYPKASSVKPLLQRMAEEKRFQMERGSIGGSYFMVQLPDGSMEKRMKMPINIDPGVHSSFNLDQLVPGTPLTPVPTVPTLPTISEVKVQEHSSSGATSNSGSMDLKNISTKSKSRKNIDDTKDITEKSESEFKPIIPRNASQPAFTTHVQGLPKNGSVPFFDRIRKTSTGERYKPSLSAIKNSRTTLNSNGDIRKSLHLRLSTSSVMGSRNNNAEIDDGESITFTTSKTSIPKEKPQIIRPLSRKDIFYSGSVVNLPEYQSQKSLANYRQSVISLSKSVRGDIKDTDIEKAREQPLCPCLVLPDSFKEALATMMDVSLLKDPVFLLIGISNVFGMAGLYVPFVYLLDAAVLDNIDKTLASYLVSIIGITNTLGRVACGYIADFPQVDSLLLNNICLIISTVAVAAIPFCHSYPAYIIMSILFGIAISGYISLTSIILVDLLGLDKLTNAFGLLILFRGAAAIIGSPLAGAVYDATQSYSIPFFMAGFFFLVSTVTSFMAPAMKRCTTPQTQPVILDTLTPIDEDIEEENEEDIPEIVETAPSPQEPPEKEIKQIESVL; from the exons TGCATCATTCATGTGTAATATGATAGTTGATGGTATCGCTTATACATTTGGTGTTTTTTTGGGAGAATTTGTTACATATTTTGGAGAAGGAAAAGGCAAGACTGCATGGGTTGGTTCATTGTTATCTGGCATGTACCTCAGTGctg GACCTATTGTCAGTGCTTTAACAAATAAGTATGGATGTAGAGCAGTATGTATGGCAGGAAGTTTTTTAGGTGCAGCAGCATTTGTACTTTCAACATTTTCAACCAGTGTAAATATGCTTATGATAACTTATGGTGTTATGGGAG GAATTGGATTTGGTCTAATATATTTGCCAGCAGTAGTTTGTGTaggttattattttgaaaccaAAAGATCATTAGCTACAGGTATTGCTGTATGTGGTTCAGGATTTGGCACATTTGCATTTGCACCTCTTGCAACAATGTTATTAGAAGCATATAATTGGAAAGGAGCAAATTTAATTCTTGCAggtcttattttaaattgtgct GTATTTGGTGCAATGATGAGGCCATTGGAATATCCAAAAGCTTCTTCTGTTAAACCATTGTTACAAAGAATGGCagaggaaaaaagatttcaaatgGAACGTGGGAGTATTGGGGGTTCTTATTTCATGGTACAACTGCCTGATGGATCTATGgaaaagagaatgaaaatgCCTATTAATATTGATCCTGGTGTTCATTCCAGTTTCAATTTAGACCAATTAGTGCCTG gaaCTCCTTTAACACCAGTTCCAACGGTACCAACTCTTCCCACTATATCGGAAGTGAAAGTACAAGAACACTCTTCTAGTGGAGCAACTAGTAATAGTGGCAGTATGGACTTAAAAAACATTTCCACTAAATCAAAgagtagaaaaaatattgatgataCCAAAGATATAACAGAGAAGTCTGAAAGCGAATTCAAACCAATAATTCCTAGAAATGCTTCACAGCCTGCTTTCACAACTCATGTACAAGGTTTACCTAAAAATGGTTCTGTACCCTTTTTTGATAGAATTCGCAAAACAAGTACTGGTGAAAGGTATAAACCAAGTCTTAGTGCCATTAAGAATTCTAGAACAACATTGAATTCTAATGGTGATATTAGAAAAAGTTTGCATTTGAGACTTTCGACAAGCAGTGTTATGGgttctcgaaataataatgCGGAAATAGAT gaTGGCGAAAGTATTACTTTTACCACCAGTAAAACTAGTATTCCAAAAGAAAAACCACAGATAATTCGACCACTATCaagaaaggatattttttatagtggTAGTGTTGTTAACTTACCAGAATATCAAAGTCAAAAGTCACTTGCAAATTATCGTCAAAGtgttatttctttatcaaaatcCGTTCGTGGAGATATTAAAGACACCGATATTGAAAAGGCGCGCGAac AACCTCTATGTCCTTGTTTGGTATTACCTGATTCGTTCAAAGAAGCTCTGGCAACTATGATGGATGTATCTTTGCTAAAAGATCcagtatttcttttaattggtATTAGTAACGTATTTGGAATGGCTGGTTTATATGTcccttttgtatatttattagatgCTGCAGTCTTAGat aatattgacAAAACTCTTGCATCATATTTAGTATCTATTATTGGAATTACTAATACTCTGGGTCGTGTAGCTTGTGGATACATTGCGGATTTTCCACAAGTAGACTCACTATTGTTGAATAATATCTGCTTAATTATATCAACAGTTGCTGTGGCTGCAATTCCATTTTGTCATTCATATCctgcttatattattatgagcaTTCTTTTTGGAATAGCTATAt ctggatatatttctttgacgTCAATTATTTTGGTAGACCTTTTGGGATTGGACAAATTGACCAATGCATTTGGCCTCTTAATCTTATTTAGAGGAGCAGCAGCTATCATTGGTTCACCTTTAGCAGGTGCTGTTTATGATGCAACGCAAAGCTATAGCATCCCATTTTTTATGGCAGGATTTTTCTTCCTTGTAAGTACAGTTACTAGTTTCATGGCTCCAGCAATGAAACGCTGTACAACGCCACag ACTCAGCCTGTGATATTAGATACATTGACTCCAATTGATGAAgatatcgaagaagaaaatgaagaggATATTCCTGAAATTGTAGAAACTGCGCCATCTCCGCAAGAACCtcctgaaaaagaaattaaacaaatagaatctgttttataa
- the LOC725015 gene encoding monocarboxylate transporter 3 isoform X3: protein MANAERYVETLNTESEYSVEEHAKLTATDGASDEASPEDEGGSLCEYHDIPPPPDGGYGWVVVFASFMCNMIVDGIAYTFGVFLGEFVTYFGEGKGKTAWVGSLLSGMYLSAGPIVSALTNKYGCRAVCMAGSFLGAAAFVLSTFSTSVNMLMITYGVMGGIGFGLIYLPAVVCVGYYFETKRSLATGIAVCGSGFGTFAFAPLATMLLEAYNWKGANLILAGLILNCAVFGAMMRPLEYPKASSVKPLLQRMAEEKRFQMERGSIGGSYFMVQLPDGSMEKRMKMPINIDPGVHSSFNLDQLVPGTPLTPVPTVPTLPTISEVKVQEHSSSGATSNSGSMDLKNISTKSKSRKNIDDTKDITEKSESEFKPIIPRNASQPAFTTHVQGLPKNGSVPFFDRIRKTSTGERYKPSLSAIKNSRTTLNSNGDIRKSLHLRLSTSSVMGSRNNNAEIDDGESITFTTSKTSIPKEKPQIIRPLSRKDIFYSGSVVNLPEYQSQKSLANYRQSVISLSKSVRGDIKDTDIEKAREQPLCPCLVLPDSFKEALATMMDVSLLKDPVFLLIGISNVFGMAGLYVPFVYLLDAAVLDNIDKTLASYLVSIIGITNTLGRVACGYIADFPQVDSLLLNNICLIISTVAVAAIPFCHSYPAYIIMSILFGIAISGYISLTSIILVDLLGLDKLTNAFGLLILFRGAAAIIGSPLAGAVYDATQSYSIPFFMAGFFFLVSTVTSFMAPAMKRCTTPQTQPVILDTLTPIDEDIEEENEEDIPEIVETAPSPQEPPEKEIKQIESVL from the exons TGCATCATTCATGTGTAATATGATAGTTGATGGTATCGCTTATACATTTGGTGTTTTTTTGGGAGAATTTGTTACATATTTTGGAGAAGGAAAAGGCAAGACTGCATGGGTTGGTTCATTGTTATCTGGCATGTACCTCAGTGctg GACCTATTGTCAGTGCTTTAACAAATAAGTATGGATGTAGAGCAGTATGTATGGCAGGAAGTTTTTTAGGTGCAGCAGCATTTGTACTTTCAACATTTTCAACCAGTGTAAATATGCTTATGATAACTTATGGTGTTATGGGAG GAATTGGATTTGGTCTAATATATTTGCCAGCAGTAGTTTGTGTaggttattattttgaaaccaAAAGATCATTAGCTACAGGTATTGCTGTATGTGGTTCAGGATTTGGCACATTTGCATTTGCACCTCTTGCAACAATGTTATTAGAAGCATATAATTGGAAAGGAGCAAATTTAATTCTTGCAggtcttattttaaattgtgct GTATTTGGTGCAATGATGAGGCCATTGGAATATCCAAAAGCTTCTTCTGTTAAACCATTGTTACAAAGAATGGCagaggaaaaaagatttcaaatgGAACGTGGGAGTATTGGGGGTTCTTATTTCATGGTACAACTGCCTGATGGATCTATGgaaaagagaatgaaaatgCCTATTAATATTGATCCTGGTGTTCATTCCAGTTTCAATTTAGACCAATTAGTGCCTG gaaCTCCTTTAACACCAGTTCCAACGGTACCAACTCTTCCCACTATATCGGAAGTGAAAGTACAAGAACACTCTTCTAGTGGAGCAACTAGTAATAGTGGCAGTATGGACTTAAAAAACATTTCCACTAAATCAAAgagtagaaaaaatattgatgataCCAAAGATATAACAGAGAAGTCTGAAAGCGAATTCAAACCAATAATTCCTAGAAATGCTTCACAGCCTGCTTTCACAACTCATGTACAAGGTTTACCTAAAAATGGTTCTGTACCCTTTTTTGATAGAATTCGCAAAACAAGTACTGGTGAAAGGTATAAACCAAGTCTTAGTGCCATTAAGAATTCTAGAACAACATTGAATTCTAATGGTGATATTAGAAAAAGTTTGCATTTGAGACTTTCGACAAGCAGTGTTATGGgttctcgaaataataatgCGGAAATAGAT gaTGGCGAAAGTATTACTTTTACCACCAGTAAAACTAGTATTCCAAAAGAAAAACCACAGATAATTCGACCACTATCaagaaaggatattttttatagtggTAGTGTTGTTAACTTACCAGAATATCAAAGTCAAAAGTCACTTGCAAATTATCGTCAAAGtgttatttctttatcaaaatcCGTTCGTGGAGATATTAAAGACACCGATATTGAAAAGGCGCGCGAac AACCTCTATGTCCTTGTTTGGTATTACCTGATTCGTTCAAAGAAGCTCTGGCAACTATGATGGATGTATCTTTGCTAAAAGATCcagtatttcttttaattggtATTAGTAACGTATTTGGAATGGCTGGTTTATATGTcccttttgtatatttattagatgCTGCAGTCTTAGat aatattgacAAAACTCTTGCATCATATTTAGTATCTATTATTGGAATTACTAATACTCTGGGTCGTGTAGCTTGTGGATACATTGCGGATTTTCCACAAGTAGACTCACTATTGTTGAATAATATCTGCTTAATTATATCAACAGTTGCTGTGGCTGCAATTCCATTTTGTCATTCATATCctgcttatattattatgagcaTTCTTTTTGGAATAGCTATAt ctggatatatttctttgacgTCAATTATTTTGGTAGACCTTTTGGGATTGGACAAATTGACCAATGCATTTGGCCTCTTAATCTTATTTAGAGGAGCAGCAGCTATCATTGGTTCACCTTTAGCAGGTGCTGTTTATGATGCAACGCAAAGCTATAGCATCCCATTTTTTATGGCAGGATTTTTCTTCCTTGTAAGTACAGTTACTAGTTTCATGGCTCCAGCAATGAAACGCTGTACAACGCCACag ACTCAGCCTGTGATATTAGATACATTGACTCCAATTGATGAAgatatcgaagaagaaaatgaagaggATATTCCTGAAATTGTAGAAACTGCGCCATCTCCGCAAGAACCtcctgaaaaagaaattaaacaaatagaatctgttttataa
- the LOC725015 gene encoding monocarboxylate transporter 3 isoform X2, which produces MSRVSLNKSQYSQYGSRRVRKISTTESEYSVEEHAKLTATDGASDEASPEDEGGSLCEYHDIPPPPDGGYGWVVVFASFMCNMIVDGIAYTFGVFLGEFVTYFGEGKGKTAWVGSLLSGMYLSAGPIVSALTNKYGCRAVCMAGSFLGAAAFVLSTFSTSVNMLMITYGVMGGIGFGLIYLPAVVCVGYYFETKRSLATGIAVCGSGFGTFAFAPLATMLLEAYNWKGANLILAGLILNCAVFGAMMRPLEYPKASSVKPLLQRMAEEKRFQMERGSIGGSYFMVQLPDGSMEKRMKMPINIDPGVHSSFNLDQLVPGTPLTPVPTVPTLPTISEVKVQEHSSSGATSNSGSMDLKNISTKSKSRKNIDDTKDITEKSESEFKPIIPRNASQPAFTTHVQGLPKNGSVPFFDRIRKTSTGERYKPSLSAIKNSRTTLNSNGDIRKSLHLRLSTSSVMGSRNNNAEIDDGESITFTTSKTSIPKEKPQIIRPLSRKDIFYSGSVVNLPEYQSQKSLANYRQSVISLSKSVRGDIKDTDIEKAREQPLCPCLVLPDSFKEALATMMDVSLLKDPVFLLIGISNVFGMAGLYVPFVYLLDAAVLDNIDKTLASYLVSIIGITNTLGRVACGYIADFPQVDSLLLNNICLIISTVAVAAIPFCHSYPAYIIMSILFGIAISGYISLTSIILVDLLGLDKLTNAFGLLILFRGAAAIIGSPLAGAVYDATQSYSIPFFMAGFFFLVSTVTSFMAPAMKRCTTPQTQPVILDTLTPIDEDIEEENEEDIPEIVETAPSPQEPPEKEIKQIESVL; this is translated from the exons TGCATCATTCATGTGTAATATGATAGTTGATGGTATCGCTTATACATTTGGTGTTTTTTTGGGAGAATTTGTTACATATTTTGGAGAAGGAAAAGGCAAGACTGCATGGGTTGGTTCATTGTTATCTGGCATGTACCTCAGTGctg GACCTATTGTCAGTGCTTTAACAAATAAGTATGGATGTAGAGCAGTATGTATGGCAGGAAGTTTTTTAGGTGCAGCAGCATTTGTACTTTCAACATTTTCAACCAGTGTAAATATGCTTATGATAACTTATGGTGTTATGGGAG GAATTGGATTTGGTCTAATATATTTGCCAGCAGTAGTTTGTGTaggttattattttgaaaccaAAAGATCATTAGCTACAGGTATTGCTGTATGTGGTTCAGGATTTGGCACATTTGCATTTGCACCTCTTGCAACAATGTTATTAGAAGCATATAATTGGAAAGGAGCAAATTTAATTCTTGCAggtcttattttaaattgtgct GTATTTGGTGCAATGATGAGGCCATTGGAATATCCAAAAGCTTCTTCTGTTAAACCATTGTTACAAAGAATGGCagaggaaaaaagatttcaaatgGAACGTGGGAGTATTGGGGGTTCTTATTTCATGGTACAACTGCCTGATGGATCTATGgaaaagagaatgaaaatgCCTATTAATATTGATCCTGGTGTTCATTCCAGTTTCAATTTAGACCAATTAGTGCCTG gaaCTCCTTTAACACCAGTTCCAACGGTACCAACTCTTCCCACTATATCGGAAGTGAAAGTACAAGAACACTCTTCTAGTGGAGCAACTAGTAATAGTGGCAGTATGGACTTAAAAAACATTTCCACTAAATCAAAgagtagaaaaaatattgatgataCCAAAGATATAACAGAGAAGTCTGAAAGCGAATTCAAACCAATAATTCCTAGAAATGCTTCACAGCCTGCTTTCACAACTCATGTACAAGGTTTACCTAAAAATGGTTCTGTACCCTTTTTTGATAGAATTCGCAAAACAAGTACTGGTGAAAGGTATAAACCAAGTCTTAGTGCCATTAAGAATTCTAGAACAACATTGAATTCTAATGGTGATATTAGAAAAAGTTTGCATTTGAGACTTTCGACAAGCAGTGTTATGGgttctcgaaataataatgCGGAAATAGAT gaTGGCGAAAGTATTACTTTTACCACCAGTAAAACTAGTATTCCAAAAGAAAAACCACAGATAATTCGACCACTATCaagaaaggatattttttatagtggTAGTGTTGTTAACTTACCAGAATATCAAAGTCAAAAGTCACTTGCAAATTATCGTCAAAGtgttatttctttatcaaaatcCGTTCGTGGAGATATTAAAGACACCGATATTGAAAAGGCGCGCGAac AACCTCTATGTCCTTGTTTGGTATTACCTGATTCGTTCAAAGAAGCTCTGGCAACTATGATGGATGTATCTTTGCTAAAAGATCcagtatttcttttaattggtATTAGTAACGTATTTGGAATGGCTGGTTTATATGTcccttttgtatatttattagatgCTGCAGTCTTAGat aatattgacAAAACTCTTGCATCATATTTAGTATCTATTATTGGAATTACTAATACTCTGGGTCGTGTAGCTTGTGGATACATTGCGGATTTTCCACAAGTAGACTCACTATTGTTGAATAATATCTGCTTAATTATATCAACAGTTGCTGTGGCTGCAATTCCATTTTGTCATTCATATCctgcttatattattatgagcaTTCTTTTTGGAATAGCTATAt ctggatatatttctttgacgTCAATTATTTTGGTAGACCTTTTGGGATTGGACAAATTGACCAATGCATTTGGCCTCTTAATCTTATTTAGAGGAGCAGCAGCTATCATTGGTTCACCTTTAGCAGGTGCTGTTTATGATGCAACGCAAAGCTATAGCATCCCATTTTTTATGGCAGGATTTTTCTTCCTTGTAAGTACAGTTACTAGTTTCATGGCTCCAGCAATGAAACGCTGTACAACGCCACag ACTCAGCCTGTGATATTAGATACATTGACTCCAATTGATGAAgatatcgaagaagaaaatgaagaggATATTCCTGAAATTGTAGAAACTGCGCCATCTCCGCAAGAACCtcctgaaaaagaaattaaacaaatagaatctgttttataa
- the LOC725015 gene encoding monocarboxylate transporter 3 isoform X5 — translation MEVYSLTESEYSVEEHAKLTATDGASDEASPEDEGGSLCEYHDIPPPPDGGYGWVVVFASFMCNMIVDGIAYTFGVFLGEFVTYFGEGKGKTAWVGSLLSGMYLSAGPIVSALTNKYGCRAVCMAGSFLGAAAFVLSTFSTSVNMLMITYGVMGGIGFGLIYLPAVVCVGYYFETKRSLATGIAVCGSGFGTFAFAPLATMLLEAYNWKGANLILAGLILNCAVFGAMMRPLEYPKASSVKPLLQRMAEEKRFQMERGSIGGSYFMVQLPDGSMEKRMKMPINIDPGVHSSFNLDQLVPGTPLTPVPTVPTLPTISEVKVQEHSSSGATSNSGSMDLKNISTKSKSRKNIDDTKDITEKSESEFKPIIPRNASQPAFTTHVQGLPKNGSVPFFDRIRKTSTGERYKPSLSAIKNSRTTLNSNGDIRKSLHLRLSTSSVMGSRNNNAEIDDGESITFTTSKTSIPKEKPQIIRPLSRKDIFYSGSVVNLPEYQSQKSLANYRQSVISLSKSVRGDIKDTDIEKAREQPLCPCLVLPDSFKEALATMMDVSLLKDPVFLLIGISNVFGMAGLYVPFVYLLDAAVLDNIDKTLASYLVSIIGITNTLGRVACGYIADFPQVDSLLLNNICLIISTVAVAAIPFCHSYPAYIIMSILFGIAISGYISLTSIILVDLLGLDKLTNAFGLLILFRGAAAIIGSPLAGAVYDATQSYSIPFFMAGFFFLVSTVTSFMAPAMKRCTTPQTQPVILDTLTPIDEDIEEENEEDIPEIVETAPSPQEPPEKEIKQIESVL, via the exons TGCATCATTCATGTGTAATATGATAGTTGATGGTATCGCTTATACATTTGGTGTTTTTTTGGGAGAATTTGTTACATATTTTGGAGAAGGAAAAGGCAAGACTGCATGGGTTGGTTCATTGTTATCTGGCATGTACCTCAGTGctg GACCTATTGTCAGTGCTTTAACAAATAAGTATGGATGTAGAGCAGTATGTATGGCAGGAAGTTTTTTAGGTGCAGCAGCATTTGTACTTTCAACATTTTCAACCAGTGTAAATATGCTTATGATAACTTATGGTGTTATGGGAG GAATTGGATTTGGTCTAATATATTTGCCAGCAGTAGTTTGTGTaggttattattttgaaaccaAAAGATCATTAGCTACAGGTATTGCTGTATGTGGTTCAGGATTTGGCACATTTGCATTTGCACCTCTTGCAACAATGTTATTAGAAGCATATAATTGGAAAGGAGCAAATTTAATTCTTGCAggtcttattttaaattgtgct GTATTTGGTGCAATGATGAGGCCATTGGAATATCCAAAAGCTTCTTCTGTTAAACCATTGTTACAAAGAATGGCagaggaaaaaagatttcaaatgGAACGTGGGAGTATTGGGGGTTCTTATTTCATGGTACAACTGCCTGATGGATCTATGgaaaagagaatgaaaatgCCTATTAATATTGATCCTGGTGTTCATTCCAGTTTCAATTTAGACCAATTAGTGCCTG gaaCTCCTTTAACACCAGTTCCAACGGTACCAACTCTTCCCACTATATCGGAAGTGAAAGTACAAGAACACTCTTCTAGTGGAGCAACTAGTAATAGTGGCAGTATGGACTTAAAAAACATTTCCACTAAATCAAAgagtagaaaaaatattgatgataCCAAAGATATAACAGAGAAGTCTGAAAGCGAATTCAAACCAATAATTCCTAGAAATGCTTCACAGCCTGCTTTCACAACTCATGTACAAGGTTTACCTAAAAATGGTTCTGTACCCTTTTTTGATAGAATTCGCAAAACAAGTACTGGTGAAAGGTATAAACCAAGTCTTAGTGCCATTAAGAATTCTAGAACAACATTGAATTCTAATGGTGATATTAGAAAAAGTTTGCATTTGAGACTTTCGACAAGCAGTGTTATGGgttctcgaaataataatgCGGAAATAGAT gaTGGCGAAAGTATTACTTTTACCACCAGTAAAACTAGTATTCCAAAAGAAAAACCACAGATAATTCGACCACTATCaagaaaggatattttttatagtggTAGTGTTGTTAACTTACCAGAATATCAAAGTCAAAAGTCACTTGCAAATTATCGTCAAAGtgttatttctttatcaaaatcCGTTCGTGGAGATATTAAAGACACCGATATTGAAAAGGCGCGCGAac AACCTCTATGTCCTTGTTTGGTATTACCTGATTCGTTCAAAGAAGCTCTGGCAACTATGATGGATGTATCTTTGCTAAAAGATCcagtatttcttttaattggtATTAGTAACGTATTTGGAATGGCTGGTTTATATGTcccttttgtatatttattagatgCTGCAGTCTTAGat aatattgacAAAACTCTTGCATCATATTTAGTATCTATTATTGGAATTACTAATACTCTGGGTCGTGTAGCTTGTGGATACATTGCGGATTTTCCACAAGTAGACTCACTATTGTTGAATAATATCTGCTTAATTATATCAACAGTTGCTGTGGCTGCAATTCCATTTTGTCATTCATATCctgcttatattattatgagcaTTCTTTTTGGAATAGCTATAt ctggatatatttctttgacgTCAATTATTTTGGTAGACCTTTTGGGATTGGACAAATTGACCAATGCATTTGGCCTCTTAATCTTATTTAGAGGAGCAGCAGCTATCATTGGTTCACCTTTAGCAGGTGCTGTTTATGATGCAACGCAAAGCTATAGCATCCCATTTTTTATGGCAGGATTTTTCTTCCTTGTAAGTACAGTTACTAGTTTCATGGCTCCAGCAATGAAACGCTGTACAACGCCACag ACTCAGCCTGTGATATTAGATACATTGACTCCAATTGATGAAgatatcgaagaagaaaatgaagaggATATTCCTGAAATTGTAGAAACTGCGCCATCTCCGCAAGAACCtcctgaaaaagaaattaaacaaatagaatctgttttataa